Proteins from one Pseudoliparis swirei isolate HS2019 ecotype Mariana Trench chromosome 22, NWPU_hadal_v1, whole genome shotgun sequence genomic window:
- the casp2 gene encoding caspase-2 isoform X4, with protein MLECGMVERDRRALRRRSAVLCKQLVVDELLVQSLQADDILTESMAENIMAEQTSHKRSWRLLLLLPKRGPRAFSSFCSALQETEQQHLYELLTQSPEKDSKETPAERFVDSFLPLPTQEVIAAKRARTHAESLEFSLDTDSPINSPVLPCTPDFYLSHCQQSYRMNSSPRGFALVISNVTFDLCAAPDLDTRKGGEVDDEVLRKVFTELDYLVTVHRDLTAQGMRACIENFCQRPDHRTMDSSVVCLLSHGVEGAIYGTDGQLLQLDWVFESFDNARCPLLQNKPKMFFIQACRGEEMDCGVEEIDGPARTSSPSCEQRDAGREGQGDANSRQRGDTGRPRIKLPQRSDMICGFASLKGQSICTAAMRNTKRGSWFIQELNATLRLHARDKHLADIMVQDVTVFLFLLSPVRLQVNGHIKEREGYAPGTTHHRCKEMSEFTSSLCKDLYLFPKYQPQY; from the exons ATGTTGGAGTGTGGCATGGTGGAGCGAGACAGACGCGCTCTCCGGAGGCGCTCTGCGGTTCTGTGCAAGCAGCTGGTGGTGGATGAGCTGCTCGTCCAGTCCTTGCAGGCAGACGACATCCTAACCGAAAGCATGGCAGAGAATATCATG GCTGAGCAAACGTCCCACAAACGAAGCTGGCGCTTGCTACTGCTCTTACCAAAGCGGGGGCCCAGAGCCTTTAGCAGCTTCTGTTCAGCTCTGCAAGAAACTGAGCAGCAGCACCTGTACGAACTGCTCACACAATCACCAGAAAAAGATAGCAAAGAGACACCGGCAGAG AGGTTTGTGGACTCTTTTCTCCCACTTCCCACCCAAGAAGTAATTGCTGCCAAGAGAGCAAGGACACACG CAGAGTCCTTGGAGTTCAGTCTGGATACTGACAGTCCCATCAACAGCCCTGTTCTCCCTTGCACACCTGACTTTTATCTCTCACACTGCCAGCAG TCTTACAGAATGAATTCATCCCCTCGTGGCTTTGCTCTGGTGATTAGTAACGTGACCTTTGATCTTTGTGCTGCGCCTGACCTTGACACTAGGAAGGGAGGTGAGGTGGACGACGAAGTCCTCAGGAAAGTCTTCACTGAGCTGGACTACTTGGTTACAGTCCACAGAGACCTCACAGCTCAG GGCATGAGGGCGTGCATTGAGAACTTTTGTCAACGACCAGATCACCGAACAATGGACAGCTCTGTGGTGTGTCTGCTCTCCCACGGAGTGGAAGGAGCTATTTATGGTACAGACGGACAGCTTCTgcag CTTGACTGGGTGTTTGAGTCCTTTGACAACGCGCGCTGCCCCCTGCTCCAGAACAAGCCAAAGATGTTCTTTATCCAGGCCTGCAGAGGAG AGGAGATGGACTGTGGAGTGGAAGAGATCGATGGGCCGGCGAGGACCAGCTCGCCGAGCTGTGAACAGAGGGATGCGGGGCGGGAAGGACAAGGGGACGCAAACTCCAGACAGAGAGGGGACACGGGCCGGCCCAGGATCAAACTGCCCCAGCGCTCTGACATGATCTGTGGCTTTGCGTCTCTCAAAGGTCAGAGCATTT gcacAGCAGCCATGCGGAACACCAAGAGAGGATCCTGGTTCATCCAGGAACTTAACGCAACACTGCGCCTCCATGCCAGAGACAAACACCTTGCAGACATCATGGTGCAG GACGTCACTgtattcctcttcctcttgtctcCGGTCCGTCTCCAGGTCAACGGTCATATTAAGGAGCGGGAGGGTTACGCTCCTGGCACCACGCACCATCGCTGCAAAGAGATGTCGGAGTTCACCAGCTCACTATGCAAAGACCTCTACCTTTTCCCCAAGTACCAGCCCCAGTATTGA
- the casp2 gene encoding caspase-2 isoform X2, whose translation MLECGMVERDRRALRRRSAVLCKQLVVDELLVQSLQADDILTESMAENIMAEQTSHKRSWRLLLLLPKRGPRAFSSFCSALQETEQQHLYELLTQSPEKDSKETPAEPEEEPIMQTTEKKRKRFVDSFLPLPTQEVIAAKRARTHAESLEFSLDTDSPINSPVLPCTPDFYLSHCQQSYRMNSSPRGFALVISNVTFDLCAAPDLDTRKGGEVDDEVLRKVFTELDYLVTVHRDLTAQGMRACIENFCQRPDHRTMDSSVVCLLSHGVEGAIYGTDGQLLQLDWVFESFDNARCPLLQNKPKMFFIQACRGEEMDCGVEEIDGPARTSSPSCEQRDAGREGQGDANSRQRGDTGRPRIKLPQRSDMICGFASLKGTAAMRNTKRGSWFIQELNATLRLHARDKHLADIMVQDVTVFLFLLSPVRLQVNGHIKEREGYAPGTTHHRCKEMSEFTSSLCKDLYLFPKYQPQY comes from the exons ATGTTGGAGTGTGGCATGGTGGAGCGAGACAGACGCGCTCTCCGGAGGCGCTCTGCGGTTCTGTGCAAGCAGCTGGTGGTGGATGAGCTGCTCGTCCAGTCCTTGCAGGCAGACGACATCCTAACCGAAAGCATGGCAGAGAATATCATG GCTGAGCAAACGTCCCACAAACGAAGCTGGCGCTTGCTACTGCTCTTACCAAAGCGGGGGCCCAGAGCCTTTAGCAGCTTCTGTTCAGCTCTGCAAGAAACTGAGCAGCAGCACCTGTACGAACTGCTCACACAATCACCAGAAAAAGATAGCAAAGAGACACCGGCAGAG CCTGAGGAAGAGCCCATCATGCAGACAActgaaaagaagagaaag AGGTTTGTGGACTCTTTTCTCCCACTTCCCACCCAAGAAGTAATTGCTGCCAAGAGAGCAAGGACACACG CAGAGTCCTTGGAGTTCAGTCTGGATACTGACAGTCCCATCAACAGCCCTGTTCTCCCTTGCACACCTGACTTTTATCTCTCACACTGCCAGCAG TCTTACAGAATGAATTCATCCCCTCGTGGCTTTGCTCTGGTGATTAGTAACGTGACCTTTGATCTTTGTGCTGCGCCTGACCTTGACACTAGGAAGGGAGGTGAGGTGGACGACGAAGTCCTCAGGAAAGTCTTCACTGAGCTGGACTACTTGGTTACAGTCCACAGAGACCTCACAGCTCAG GGCATGAGGGCGTGCATTGAGAACTTTTGTCAACGACCAGATCACCGAACAATGGACAGCTCTGTGGTGTGTCTGCTCTCCCACGGAGTGGAAGGAGCTATTTATGGTACAGACGGACAGCTTCTgcag CTTGACTGGGTGTTTGAGTCCTTTGACAACGCGCGCTGCCCCCTGCTCCAGAACAAGCCAAAGATGTTCTTTATCCAGGCCTGCAGAGGAG AGGAGATGGACTGTGGAGTGGAAGAGATCGATGGGCCGGCGAGGACCAGCTCGCCGAGCTGTGAACAGAGGGATGCGGGGCGGGAAGGACAAGGGGACGCAAACTCCAGACAGAGAGGGGACACGGGCCGGCCCAGGATCAAACTGCCCCAGCGCTCTGACATGATCTGTGGCTTTGCGTCTCTCAAAG gcacAGCAGCCATGCGGAACACCAAGAGAGGATCCTGGTTCATCCAGGAACTTAACGCAACACTGCGCCTCCATGCCAGAGACAAACACCTTGCAGACATCATGGTGCAG GACGTCACTgtattcctcttcctcttgtctcCGGTCCGTCTCCAGGTCAACGGTCATATTAAGGAGCGGGAGGGTTACGCTCCTGGCACCACGCACCATCGCTGCAAAGAGATGTCGGAGTTCACCAGCTCACTATGCAAAGACCTCTACCTTTTCCCCAAGTACCAGCCCCAGTATTGA
- the casp2 gene encoding caspase-2 isoform X1, which translates to MLECGMVERDRRALRRRSAVLCKQLVVDELLVQSLQADDILTESMAENIMAEQTSHKRSWRLLLLLPKRGPRAFSSFCSALQETEQQHLYELLTQSPEKDSKETPAEPEEEPIMQTTEKKRKRFVDSFLPLPTQEVIAAKRARTHAESLEFSLDTDSPINSPVLPCTPDFYLSHCQQSYRMNSSPRGFALVISNVTFDLCAAPDLDTRKGGEVDDEVLRKVFTELDYLVTVHRDLTAQGMRACIENFCQRPDHRTMDSSVVCLLSHGVEGAIYGTDGQLLQLDWVFESFDNARCPLLQNKPKMFFIQACRGEEMDCGVEEIDGPARTSSPSCEQRDAGREGQGDANSRQRGDTGRPRIKLPQRSDMICGFASLKGQSICTAAMRNTKRGSWFIQELNATLRLHARDKHLADIMVQDVTVFLFLLSPVRLQVNGHIKEREGYAPGTTHHRCKEMSEFTSSLCKDLYLFPKYQPQY; encoded by the exons ATGTTGGAGTGTGGCATGGTGGAGCGAGACAGACGCGCTCTCCGGAGGCGCTCTGCGGTTCTGTGCAAGCAGCTGGTGGTGGATGAGCTGCTCGTCCAGTCCTTGCAGGCAGACGACATCCTAACCGAAAGCATGGCAGAGAATATCATG GCTGAGCAAACGTCCCACAAACGAAGCTGGCGCTTGCTACTGCTCTTACCAAAGCGGGGGCCCAGAGCCTTTAGCAGCTTCTGTTCAGCTCTGCAAGAAACTGAGCAGCAGCACCTGTACGAACTGCTCACACAATCACCAGAAAAAGATAGCAAAGAGACACCGGCAGAG CCTGAGGAAGAGCCCATCATGCAGACAActgaaaagaagagaaag AGGTTTGTGGACTCTTTTCTCCCACTTCCCACCCAAGAAGTAATTGCTGCCAAGAGAGCAAGGACACACG CAGAGTCCTTGGAGTTCAGTCTGGATACTGACAGTCCCATCAACAGCCCTGTTCTCCCTTGCACACCTGACTTTTATCTCTCACACTGCCAGCAG TCTTACAGAATGAATTCATCCCCTCGTGGCTTTGCTCTGGTGATTAGTAACGTGACCTTTGATCTTTGTGCTGCGCCTGACCTTGACACTAGGAAGGGAGGTGAGGTGGACGACGAAGTCCTCAGGAAAGTCTTCACTGAGCTGGACTACTTGGTTACAGTCCACAGAGACCTCACAGCTCAG GGCATGAGGGCGTGCATTGAGAACTTTTGTCAACGACCAGATCACCGAACAATGGACAGCTCTGTGGTGTGTCTGCTCTCCCACGGAGTGGAAGGAGCTATTTATGGTACAGACGGACAGCTTCTgcag CTTGACTGGGTGTTTGAGTCCTTTGACAACGCGCGCTGCCCCCTGCTCCAGAACAAGCCAAAGATGTTCTTTATCCAGGCCTGCAGAGGAG AGGAGATGGACTGTGGAGTGGAAGAGATCGATGGGCCGGCGAGGACCAGCTCGCCGAGCTGTGAACAGAGGGATGCGGGGCGGGAAGGACAAGGGGACGCAAACTCCAGACAGAGAGGGGACACGGGCCGGCCCAGGATCAAACTGCCCCAGCGCTCTGACATGATCTGTGGCTTTGCGTCTCTCAAAGGTCAGAGCATTT gcacAGCAGCCATGCGGAACACCAAGAGAGGATCCTGGTTCATCCAGGAACTTAACGCAACACTGCGCCTCCATGCCAGAGACAAACACCTTGCAGACATCATGGTGCAG GACGTCACTgtattcctcttcctcttgtctcCGGTCCGTCTCCAGGTCAACGGTCATATTAAGGAGCGGGAGGGTTACGCTCCTGGCACCACGCACCATCGCTGCAAAGAGATGTCGGAGTTCACCAGCTCACTATGCAAAGACCTCTACCTTTTCCCCAAGTACCAGCCCCAGTATTGA
- the casp2 gene encoding caspase-2 isoform X6, which yields MLECGMVERDRRALRRRSAVLCKQLVVDELLVQSLQADDILTESMAENIMAEQTSHKRSWRLLLLLPKRGPRAFSSFCSALQETEQQHLYELLTQSPEKDSKETPAERFVDSFLPLPTQEVIAAKRARTHAESLEFSLDTDSPINSPVLPCTPDFYLSHCQQSYRMNSSPRGFALVISNVTFDLCAAPDLDTRKGGEVDDEVLRKVFTELDYLVTVHRDLTAQGMRACIENFCQRPDHRTMDSSVVCLLSHGVEGAIYGTDGQLLQLDWVFESFDNARCPLLQNKPKMFFIQACRGEEMDCGVEEIDGPARTSSPSCEQRDAGREGQGDANSRQRGDTGRPRIKLPQRSDMICGFASLKGTAAMRNTKRGSWFIQELNATLRLHARDKHLADIMVQVNGHIKEREGYAPGTTHHRCKEMSEFTSSLCKDLYLFPKYQPQY from the exons ATGTTGGAGTGTGGCATGGTGGAGCGAGACAGACGCGCTCTCCGGAGGCGCTCTGCGGTTCTGTGCAAGCAGCTGGTGGTGGATGAGCTGCTCGTCCAGTCCTTGCAGGCAGACGACATCCTAACCGAAAGCATGGCAGAGAATATCATG GCTGAGCAAACGTCCCACAAACGAAGCTGGCGCTTGCTACTGCTCTTACCAAAGCGGGGGCCCAGAGCCTTTAGCAGCTTCTGTTCAGCTCTGCAAGAAACTGAGCAGCAGCACCTGTACGAACTGCTCACACAATCACCAGAAAAAGATAGCAAAGAGACACCGGCAGAG AGGTTTGTGGACTCTTTTCTCCCACTTCCCACCCAAGAAGTAATTGCTGCCAAGAGAGCAAGGACACACG CAGAGTCCTTGGAGTTCAGTCTGGATACTGACAGTCCCATCAACAGCCCTGTTCTCCCTTGCACACCTGACTTTTATCTCTCACACTGCCAGCAG TCTTACAGAATGAATTCATCCCCTCGTGGCTTTGCTCTGGTGATTAGTAACGTGACCTTTGATCTTTGTGCTGCGCCTGACCTTGACACTAGGAAGGGAGGTGAGGTGGACGACGAAGTCCTCAGGAAAGTCTTCACTGAGCTGGACTACTTGGTTACAGTCCACAGAGACCTCACAGCTCAG GGCATGAGGGCGTGCATTGAGAACTTTTGTCAACGACCAGATCACCGAACAATGGACAGCTCTGTGGTGTGTCTGCTCTCCCACGGAGTGGAAGGAGCTATTTATGGTACAGACGGACAGCTTCTgcag CTTGACTGGGTGTTTGAGTCCTTTGACAACGCGCGCTGCCCCCTGCTCCAGAACAAGCCAAAGATGTTCTTTATCCAGGCCTGCAGAGGAG AGGAGATGGACTGTGGAGTGGAAGAGATCGATGGGCCGGCGAGGACCAGCTCGCCGAGCTGTGAACAGAGGGATGCGGGGCGGGAAGGACAAGGGGACGCAAACTCCAGACAGAGAGGGGACACGGGCCGGCCCAGGATCAAACTGCCCCAGCGCTCTGACATGATCTGTGGCTTTGCGTCTCTCAAAG gcacAGCAGCCATGCGGAACACCAAGAGAGGATCCTGGTTCATCCAGGAACTTAACGCAACACTGCGCCTCCATGCCAGAGACAAACACCTTGCAGACATCATGGTGCAG GTCAACGGTCATATTAAGGAGCGGGAGGGTTACGCTCCTGGCACCACGCACCATCGCTGCAAAGAGATGTCGGAGTTCACCAGCTCACTATGCAAAGACCTCTACCTTTTCCCCAAGTACCAGCCCCAGTATTGA
- the casp2 gene encoding caspase-2 isoform X3, whose amino-acid sequence MLECGMVERDRRALRRRSAVLCKQLVVDELLVQSLQADDILTESMAENIMAEQTSHKRSWRLLLLLPKRGPRAFSSFCSALQETEQQHLYELLTQSPEKDSKETPAEPEEEPIMQTTEKKRKRFVDSFLPLPTQEVIAAKRARTHAESLEFSLDTDSPINSPVLPCTPDFYLSHCQQSYRMNSSPRGFALVISNVTFDLCAAPDLDTRKGGEVDDEVLRKVFTELDYLVTVHRDLTAQGMRACIENFCQRPDHRTMDSSVVCLLSHGVEGAIYGTDGQLLQLDWVFESFDNARCPLLQNKPKMFFIQACRGEEMDCGVEEIDGPARTSSPSCEQRDAGREGQGDANSRQRGDTGRPRIKLPQRSDMICGFASLKGQSICTAAMRNTKRGSWFIQELNATLRLHARDKHLADIMVQVNGHIKEREGYAPGTTHHRCKEMSEFTSSLCKDLYLFPKYQPQY is encoded by the exons ATGTTGGAGTGTGGCATGGTGGAGCGAGACAGACGCGCTCTCCGGAGGCGCTCTGCGGTTCTGTGCAAGCAGCTGGTGGTGGATGAGCTGCTCGTCCAGTCCTTGCAGGCAGACGACATCCTAACCGAAAGCATGGCAGAGAATATCATG GCTGAGCAAACGTCCCACAAACGAAGCTGGCGCTTGCTACTGCTCTTACCAAAGCGGGGGCCCAGAGCCTTTAGCAGCTTCTGTTCAGCTCTGCAAGAAACTGAGCAGCAGCACCTGTACGAACTGCTCACACAATCACCAGAAAAAGATAGCAAAGAGACACCGGCAGAG CCTGAGGAAGAGCCCATCATGCAGACAActgaaaagaagagaaag AGGTTTGTGGACTCTTTTCTCCCACTTCCCACCCAAGAAGTAATTGCTGCCAAGAGAGCAAGGACACACG CAGAGTCCTTGGAGTTCAGTCTGGATACTGACAGTCCCATCAACAGCCCTGTTCTCCCTTGCACACCTGACTTTTATCTCTCACACTGCCAGCAG TCTTACAGAATGAATTCATCCCCTCGTGGCTTTGCTCTGGTGATTAGTAACGTGACCTTTGATCTTTGTGCTGCGCCTGACCTTGACACTAGGAAGGGAGGTGAGGTGGACGACGAAGTCCTCAGGAAAGTCTTCACTGAGCTGGACTACTTGGTTACAGTCCACAGAGACCTCACAGCTCAG GGCATGAGGGCGTGCATTGAGAACTTTTGTCAACGACCAGATCACCGAACAATGGACAGCTCTGTGGTGTGTCTGCTCTCCCACGGAGTGGAAGGAGCTATTTATGGTACAGACGGACAGCTTCTgcag CTTGACTGGGTGTTTGAGTCCTTTGACAACGCGCGCTGCCCCCTGCTCCAGAACAAGCCAAAGATGTTCTTTATCCAGGCCTGCAGAGGAG AGGAGATGGACTGTGGAGTGGAAGAGATCGATGGGCCGGCGAGGACCAGCTCGCCGAGCTGTGAACAGAGGGATGCGGGGCGGGAAGGACAAGGGGACGCAAACTCCAGACAGAGAGGGGACACGGGCCGGCCCAGGATCAAACTGCCCCAGCGCTCTGACATGATCTGTGGCTTTGCGTCTCTCAAAGGTCAGAGCATTT gcacAGCAGCCATGCGGAACACCAAGAGAGGATCCTGGTTCATCCAGGAACTTAACGCAACACTGCGCCTCCATGCCAGAGACAAACACCTTGCAGACATCATGGTGCAG GTCAACGGTCATATTAAGGAGCGGGAGGGTTACGCTCCTGGCACCACGCACCATCGCTGCAAAGAGATGTCGGAGTTCACCAGCTCACTATGCAAAGACCTCTACCTTTTCCCCAAGTACCAGCCCCAGTATTGA
- the casp2 gene encoding caspase-2 isoform X5 yields MLECGMVERDRRALRRRSAVLCKQLVVDELLVQSLQADDILTESMAENIMAEQTSHKRSWRLLLLLPKRGPRAFSSFCSALQETEQQHLYELLTQSPEKDSKETPAEPEEEPIMQTTEKKRKRFVDSFLPLPTQEVIAAKRARTHAESLEFSLDTDSPINSPVLPCTPDFYLSHCQQSYRMNSSPRGFALVISNVTFDLCAAPDLDTRKGGEVDDEVLRKVFTELDYLVTVHRDLTAQGMRACIENFCQRPDHRTMDSSVVCLLSHGVEGAIYGTDGQLLQLDWVFESFDNARCPLLQNKPKMFFIQACRGEEMDCGVEEIDGPARTSSPSCEQRDAGREGQGDANSRQRGDTGRPRIKLPQRSDMICGFASLKGTAAMRNTKRGSWFIQELNATLRLHARDKHLADIMVQVNGHIKEREGYAPGTTHHRCKEMSEFTSSLCKDLYLFPKYQPQY; encoded by the exons ATGTTGGAGTGTGGCATGGTGGAGCGAGACAGACGCGCTCTCCGGAGGCGCTCTGCGGTTCTGTGCAAGCAGCTGGTGGTGGATGAGCTGCTCGTCCAGTCCTTGCAGGCAGACGACATCCTAACCGAAAGCATGGCAGAGAATATCATG GCTGAGCAAACGTCCCACAAACGAAGCTGGCGCTTGCTACTGCTCTTACCAAAGCGGGGGCCCAGAGCCTTTAGCAGCTTCTGTTCAGCTCTGCAAGAAACTGAGCAGCAGCACCTGTACGAACTGCTCACACAATCACCAGAAAAAGATAGCAAAGAGACACCGGCAGAG CCTGAGGAAGAGCCCATCATGCAGACAActgaaaagaagagaaag AGGTTTGTGGACTCTTTTCTCCCACTTCCCACCCAAGAAGTAATTGCTGCCAAGAGAGCAAGGACACACG CAGAGTCCTTGGAGTTCAGTCTGGATACTGACAGTCCCATCAACAGCCCTGTTCTCCCTTGCACACCTGACTTTTATCTCTCACACTGCCAGCAG TCTTACAGAATGAATTCATCCCCTCGTGGCTTTGCTCTGGTGATTAGTAACGTGACCTTTGATCTTTGTGCTGCGCCTGACCTTGACACTAGGAAGGGAGGTGAGGTGGACGACGAAGTCCTCAGGAAAGTCTTCACTGAGCTGGACTACTTGGTTACAGTCCACAGAGACCTCACAGCTCAG GGCATGAGGGCGTGCATTGAGAACTTTTGTCAACGACCAGATCACCGAACAATGGACAGCTCTGTGGTGTGTCTGCTCTCCCACGGAGTGGAAGGAGCTATTTATGGTACAGACGGACAGCTTCTgcag CTTGACTGGGTGTTTGAGTCCTTTGACAACGCGCGCTGCCCCCTGCTCCAGAACAAGCCAAAGATGTTCTTTATCCAGGCCTGCAGAGGAG AGGAGATGGACTGTGGAGTGGAAGAGATCGATGGGCCGGCGAGGACCAGCTCGCCGAGCTGTGAACAGAGGGATGCGGGGCGGGAAGGACAAGGGGACGCAAACTCCAGACAGAGAGGGGACACGGGCCGGCCCAGGATCAAACTGCCCCAGCGCTCTGACATGATCTGTGGCTTTGCGTCTCTCAAAG gcacAGCAGCCATGCGGAACACCAAGAGAGGATCCTGGTTCATCCAGGAACTTAACGCAACACTGCGCCTCCATGCCAGAGACAAACACCTTGCAGACATCATGGTGCAG GTCAACGGTCATATTAAGGAGCGGGAGGGTTACGCTCCTGGCACCACGCACCATCGCTGCAAAGAGATGTCGGAGTTCACCAGCTCACTATGCAAAGACCTCTACCTTTTCCCCAAGTACCAGCCCCAGTATTGA